A genomic stretch from Elusimicrobiota bacterium includes:
- a CDS encoding alpha/beta hydrolase encodes MKKTTALFFLTAALGLAGCHTAPVKPVDTRVPRFYGDDALQKELGALFKQPYSDTQSVDVIYVTNRNAAGDAAECDDTSFGISPSDKLSYGVCTFNVPKRHHIGGFEIAPNPRADPHMYYRLLNYSPLDEAGLAERLRQKQGSDILVFIHGFNVKFQEAMLRAAQIAYDLKFQGPVVLFSWPAGAEEGMFNSAMVTRTYGDNLSNALKSVTPAQAFFKQLAGLNQTVHVMVHSMGHQVTLRALSQLAQGSDKPFIGELILNAPDFPLKDFQRVMPQLKKVAGRVTVYCSYNDNAIAASESYNKNRRMGACERVSGTDMINVGEIDAPTMGVGGLGHSYYSSRPILTDIFQVLLGIPAEDRLFIRKSETNGTEDYYLRP; translated from the coding sequence ATGAAGAAGACCACAGCCCTCTTTTTCCTCACCGCAGCCCTGGGCCTGGCCGGCTGCCACACCGCCCCGGTCAAGCCCGTCGATACCAGGGTGCCGCGCTTCTACGGGGACGATGCCCTGCAGAAGGAGCTCGGCGCGCTGTTCAAGCAGCCCTACTCGGACACCCAATCCGTGGACGTGATCTACGTCACCAACCGCAACGCGGCCGGCGACGCGGCGGAATGCGACGACACGTCCTTCGGGATCAGCCCGTCCGACAAGCTCTCCTACGGCGTATGCACCTTCAACGTTCCCAAGCGCCACCATATCGGCGGCTTCGAAATCGCTCCCAACCCGCGCGCCGACCCCCACATGTACTACCGGCTGCTCAACTACTCCCCGCTAGACGAGGCGGGCTTGGCCGAGCGCCTGCGCCAGAAGCAGGGCTCGGACATCCTGGTCTTCATCCACGGCTTCAACGTGAAGTTCCAGGAGGCCATGCTGCGCGCGGCGCAGATCGCCTACGACCTCAAGTTCCAGGGGCCGGTGGTCCTGTTCTCCTGGCCGGCCGGCGCGGAGGAGGGGATGTTCAACTCCGCCATGGTCACTCGCACCTACGGCGATAACCTCTCCAACGCGCTCAAGAGCGTAACCCCGGCCCAGGCCTTCTTCAAGCAGCTCGCGGGGCTGAACCAGACCGTGCACGTGATGGTCCACTCCATGGGCCACCAGGTGACGCTGCGGGCGCTCTCCCAGCTCGCCCAGGGCTCCGACAAGCCCTTCATCGGCGAGCTCATCCTCAACGCCCCGGACTTCCCGCTCAAGGACTTCCAGCGCGTGATGCCCCAGCTCAAGAAGGTGGCCGGTCGCGTGACCGTGTACTGCTCCTACAACGACAACGCCATCGCCGCATCCGAGTCCTACAACAAGAACCGGCGCATGGGCGCCTGCGAGCGCGTCAGCGGCACGGACATGATCAACGTAGGCGAGATCGACGCCCCGACCATGGGCGTCGGAGGCCTCGGGCACAGCTACTACTCCTCGCGGCCGATATTGACCGACATCTTCCAGGTGCTCCTGGGGATACCGGCGGAGGACAGGCTCTTCATCCGCAAGAGCGAGACCAACGGGACGGAGGATTACTACCTGAGGCCGTAG
- a CDS encoding response regulator, which produces MAQIMVSDDDASVLKLMATILTKAGHKVVTCTSGLETLKKLGIQPDDPALELPDLLVLDIMMPKSDGYTVGTVIRNNPRTRGIPILVVSALREMSRLFTATVQVDGFLTKPFAPEDLIGNVAKILEKRKAQA; this is translated from the coding sequence ATGGCCCAGATCATGGTCAGCGATGACGACGCGAGCGTCCTCAAGCTCATGGCCACCATCCTGACCAAGGCCGGCCACAAGGTGGTCACCTGCACCTCCGGCCTGGAGACGCTCAAGAAGCTGGGCATCCAGCCCGACGATCCCGCCCTCGAGCTGCCCGACCTCCTGGTCCTCGACATCATGATGCCCAAGTCGGACGGCTACACGGTGGGGACCGTCATCCGCAACAACCCCCGCACCCGGGGCATCCCCATCCTGGTGGTCTCGGCGCTGCGCGAGATGAGCCGGCTCTTCACGGCCACGGTCCAGGTCGACGGGTTCCTGACCAAGCCCTTCGCTCCGGAGGACCTCATCGGCAACGTGGCCAAGATCCTCGAGAAGCGCAAGGCGCAGGCCTGA
- a CDS encoding carbon-nitrogen family hydrolase — MKIALCQLDMAWEDKAATKRRILSLMSDCPPKDRIGWVVFPEMTLTGFSMDAAKTALDEADLAFFAELARTRRACVSFGGVQGGCNNLITLDASGQVISTYSKTHLFSMGKEDASYRPGARPERFDLDGLSVVPAVCYDLRFPYLFWNQAARADVFVVIACWPARRAEHWMRLLQARAIENQCYVVGVNRTGRDPLLEYSGNSMIFDPMGEVVLDCRQGEGLFVAAADVDKTLVAQTRTRLPFFKDRRPDFALA, encoded by the coding sequence ATGAAGATCGCGCTCTGCCAACTGGATATGGCTTGGGAGGACAAGGCCGCCACCAAACGGCGGATACTCTCCTTGATGAGCGACTGCCCGCCCAAGGACCGCATCGGCTGGGTCGTGTTCCCGGAGATGACCCTGACCGGGTTCTCCATGGACGCCGCCAAGACCGCCCTTGACGAGGCGGACCTGGCCTTCTTCGCGGAGCTGGCCCGGACGCGCCGCGCCTGCGTCTCGTTCGGCGGCGTGCAAGGCGGCTGCAACAACCTCATCACGCTGGACGCCTCGGGCCAGGTCATCTCCACCTATTCCAAGACCCACCTCTTCTCCATGGGCAAGGAGGACGCGTCGTATCGGCCGGGAGCCCGGCCGGAGCGGTTCGACCTCGACGGCCTCTCCGTGGTCCCCGCCGTGTGCTACGATCTGCGCTTCCCCTACCTCTTCTGGAACCAAGCCGCGCGCGCCGACGTCTTCGTGGTCATCGCCTGCTGGCCGGCCCGACGCGCCGAGCACTGGATGCGCCTGCTGCAGGCCCGGGCCATCGAGAACCAATGCTACGTGGTCGGGGTCAACCGCACCGGCCGCGACCCGCTCCTGGAGTACAGCGGCAACTCCATGATCTTCGACCCCATGGGCGAAGTCGTGCTGGACTGCCGGCAGGGCGAGGGCCTCTTCGTGGCGGCCGCGGACGTGGACAAGACCCTGGTCGCGCAGACCCGAACGCGCCTGCCCTTCTTCAAGGACCGCCGGCCGGACTTCGCCCTCGCCTGA